CGCGCTGTGAAGGACGATCCTGTCAATTCGTCAGTCCAGCAGGCCCGCCTCGCGGCTCGTCTCCACCACGGTGGCGGGATCGCCGTCCACCGCCACTTCGATCAGCGGCACCAGCCGGTCGAGCATATAGTTGAGGCTCAGCGGCGTCGCGAAGGAGAACGCGCCCGAAAGCGGGAAATCCGCTACCACCTCCCGGCCCTGCCGGGCCGCTTCCAAGTGGTCGCGCATAGGCATGCCAGCGATCCTGGCCGGGTCGCCCGCCCCAACAATCCACACCACCAGGTCAGTGTCCAGCAGTGCCATCTGCTCTTCCGACAGCGGCACCCAGAATGCGTCGGGTTCGCCTGCCGCGTCGATCGCCGCCGGCGTCTTGAAGCCGAGCTGGCCGAGAATCTGCGCCCGCGTGTCGATCGAGTGATAGACGCCGAACTCGGTGACATTGAATGCCACCGCCGCTTCCATACCGGCCCAGTCGGGATGGCTGGCCGCCACATCGGCAAAGCGCTGCTCCAGTGCCGAAACAATGGCATCAGCCTTGTCCGCCTCCCCGACAATGCGGCCGATCGTGCGCGCCCGCACGGCCCAGGGCGTGCTGTAATCGGTATATTGCGCTTCGGCGGCGATGGTCGGCGCGATCTTGGACAGCTCGGCATACTGCTCCTCGGTCATGCCCGATCCGAGCCCTTCGATGACATCGGGTTCCAGCGCCGCGATCTGCTCGTAGCTGATATCCTTGAACAGCACCGGCTGGCCGTCGCCCAGCGCGTCCTGCGCCCACGGCCAGGCGGCGAACGGAAAATCGCCATACCAGTCCCGCGTGCCGACCGGCGTGACGCCCACGGCGAGATAATGATCCTGCCCGCTGAAAGTCAGCGTGACCACACGCTCCGGCCTGGTCTGCAGCGTGGTCGATCCGAACCGGTGCTCGAAGACCTGCGGAAACTCCTGGGCGATTGCGCCCCCATGCTTCCCAGTACGGCGATCAATACGGTCATTCGGCGAAGCAATGACATCGAACTCTCCATCAATTGTGGCGCTGCCCTCCAGCTCCCGTCTCGATGCCGATATATAATATGATCCATTGTATCAAGTTACATCAGCCGCCAGCTTTCCTGCCGCCAATTCCTTATGATTAATCCCCCCTTAACACCCCCCCGGCATCCTTCTCCCAAAACGGCACACGATTCGATGCCGCAGCAAAAAGACCGGAGTTGGCATGACGCGTGTTCTTATTGTGGATGATGATCCGGTTCAGTTGCGTCTTACCGCCGAGGTCGCCAACCGCGCCGGCTTCAAGCCGCTGACCGCCACTGGCGGCGAACAGGCGCTGTCCATCCTGCGCGAGGACCACAATATCGGCGCCATGATCCTCGATCTGGTCATGCCCGATCTCGACGGCATGGGTGTGATGGATGCTATGCGCCGCGAAGGCCTCACCACCCCGGTCATCATCCAGACCGCCAATGCCTCGCTCGAAACCGTCATCTCGGCCATGCGCAATGGTGCCGCCGACTATTTCGTCAAGCCGGTCGCGCCCGAGCGCCTCGTCATCTCCCTGCGCAACGCTATGAAGCTCGATGCGCTCGAAGCCGCCATCCGCTCCGAACGCGCCCGCCGCACCGGCACGTTCACGGTCAATGACATGATCGCCAAGGCTCCCGCCATGGGTCGCGTGCTGACCCTCTGCGCCAAAGCCGGCAAGTCGACAATTCCCGTGCTGATCGAAGGCGAGACCGGCGTCGGCAAGGAACTCGTCGCCCGCATCATCCAGGGTTCGGGCGATCGCGCCGGAAAACCCTTCGTCACGGTCAATTGCGGCGCCATCCCGCCAAACCTGGTCGAGTCGGTGCTCTTCGGCCACAAGAAGGGCGCCTTTACTGGCGCTGTAGCCGACCAGAACGGCAAATTCGCCGAGGCCCATAACGGCACCCTGTTCCTCGACGAGGTCGGCGAATTGCCGCCCGACACCCAGGTGAAGCTCCTCCGCGCTTTGCAGGAAGGCGAGATCGAGCCCGTCGGCGCATCAAAGCCCGAACGCGTCAATGTCCGCGTCATCTCCGCCACTAACAGGCGCCTGCTCAACCTCGCCAAGTCTGGCGAGTTCCGCGAAGACCTCTACTACCGCCTCAACGTCTTCCCCATCTATGTCCCGCCTTTGCGCGAGCGCATGGAAGACGTGCCGGCTCTGGTCGCCATGTTCATCGCCCGCTTCTCCGCCGAAGCCGGCAAGCGCGTGCTCGGCATTTCGCCCCCTGCCCTCGATCTGCTCATGGCCTATGACTGGCCGGGCAATGTCCGCCAGCTCGAAAACGCGGTCTATCGCGCCATCGTCCTCACCGACGGTGCCTTCCTAGAATCCGTCGATTTCCCGCAGATCGTCGCCCAGTCGTCCGGACGCGAAAGCGCCATCAAGGCCATCGAGCAGGTTCCGGTCCCGGCCGGCCCCGTTCATATCGACACCGCCCCGGCCCGCCAGCGCGCCATGGTGGAAGCAGCACCCGCCCCCGACCGCTTCCTCGCCCCGACCGGAGAAGTCGCCGCCCTGGCCGAAATCGAGCGCGCGGCCATTGTCTTTGCCATCGCCCATCACGGCGGCCGCATGTCGCGGGTGGCGAGGGCGCTCAAGATCGGCCGCTCCACGCTCTATCGCAAGCTGCACGAATACGGGCTGGCGGAAGAACTGATCAACGACGCGGCCTGAGCGCCGCCGTCATCCATCTGCCAACTCCGGCGAATCGGCTACTCTCCATCCGGGGCAGGAGCCAATCATGACAGCGTTGATCGAAGCTCGGGGCGTTTCCAAGCGCTTCCGGCAACACAAGCGGTTTCCCGGCCTGCTGGGTGCCTTCAAATCGCTGGTGACCACAGAATATACCGAAGTCACTGCCGTTTCCGATATCGGCTTCGATATCGCTGCAGGTGAAGCGGTGGGCTATCTCGGCCCCAACGGCGCCGGCAAATCCACCATGATCAAGATGATGACCGGCATCCTGGTGCCATCATCCGGCACACTCTCGGTGCTCGGCCGCACGCCGCATCTCGAACGCATGGCCAATGCGCGCGAGATCGGCGTCGTCTTCGGCCAGCGCAGCCAGCTCTGGTGGGACCTGCCTGTCATCGACAGCTTCACCCTGCATCGCCGCATCTACGACATTCCCGAAGCCCGCTACGCCGAGAACCTCAAGCGCTTCAGTGAACTACTCGATCTGACGCCCTTCCTTGACCGCGCCGTGCGCCAGCTCAGCCTGGGCCAGCGCATGCGCGCCGAGATCGTCATGTCGCTGCTGCACGATCCCAAAATCCTGTTTCTCGACGAACCCACGATTGGCCTCGATGTGGTCGCCAAGGATGCGGTGCGCAAATTCCTCGCCGAGATCAATCGCGAGCGCGGCGTCACCATCATCCTCACGACCCATGACCTGCAGGATATCGAGACCATTTGTCCGCGCCTGATCATGGTCGATCACAGCCGGCTGATCTTCGATGGCGAATTGCACCGCCTGCGCGCCGCTCTCGGCTCGGCCCGCCGCCTGACGCTGGAATTTGCCGCCGATCCCGGCCCACTCCCCCTGTCGACCGCCACGCTCACCGCGGACGAAGGCCTGCGCAAGCATTACCTGCTCGAGCGCGAGGAGGTGTCGCTGGTGCAGGTCCTGGGCGAAGTCGGCAGCGATCGCGGCCTCAAGGATGTCGCACTGCACGAGCCCGACATCGAGGAGGTGATCCGCACCTTCTACCAGCGC
This sequence is a window from Devosia ginsengisoli. Protein-coding genes within it:
- a CDS encoding ABC transporter substrate-binding protein, giving the protein MVTLTFSGQDHYLAVGVTPVGTRDWYGDFPFAAWPWAQDALGDGQPVLFKDISYEQIAALEPDVIEGLGSGMTEEQYAELSKIAPTIAAEAQYTDYSTPWAVRARTIGRIVGEADKADAIVSALEQRFADVAASHPDWAGMEAAVAFNVTEFGVYHSIDTRAQILGQLGFKTPAAIDAAGEPDAFWVPLSEEQMALLDTDLVVWIVGAGDPARIAGMPMRDHLEAARQGREVVADFPLSGAFSFATPLSLNYMLDRLVPLIEVAVDGDPATVVETSREAGLLD
- a CDS encoding sigma-54-dependent transcriptional regulator, with protein sequence MTRVLIVDDDPVQLRLTAEVANRAGFKPLTATGGEQALSILREDHNIGAMILDLVMPDLDGMGVMDAMRREGLTTPVIIQTANASLETVISAMRNGAADYFVKPVAPERLVISLRNAMKLDALEAAIRSERARRTGTFTVNDMIAKAPAMGRVLTLCAKAGKSTIPVLIEGETGVGKELVARIIQGSGDRAGKPFVTVNCGAIPPNLVESVLFGHKKGAFTGAVADQNGKFAEAHNGTLFLDEVGELPPDTQVKLLRALQEGEIEPVGASKPERVNVRVISATNRRLLNLAKSGEFREDLYYRLNVFPIYVPPLRERMEDVPALVAMFIARFSAEAGKRVLGISPPALDLLMAYDWPGNVRQLENAVYRAIVLTDGAFLESVDFPQIVAQSSGRESAIKAIEQVPVPAGPVHIDTAPARQRAMVEAAPAPDRFLAPTGEVAALAEIERAAIVFAIAHHGGRMSRVARALKIGRSTLYRKLHEYGLAEELINDAA
- a CDS encoding ABC transporter ATP-binding protein, whose amino-acid sequence is MTALIEARGVSKRFRQHKRFPGLLGAFKSLVTTEYTEVTAVSDIGFDIAAGEAVGYLGPNGAGKSTMIKMMTGILVPSSGTLSVLGRTPHLERMANAREIGVVFGQRSQLWWDLPVIDSFTLHRRIYDIPEARYAENLKRFSELLDLTPFLDRAVRQLSLGQRMRAEIVMSLLHDPKILFLDEPTIGLDVVAKDAVRKFLAEINRERGVTIILTTHDLQDIETICPRLIMVDHSRLIFDGELHRLRAALGSARRLTLEFAADPGPLPLSTATLTADEGLRKHYLLEREEVSLVQVLGEVGSDRGLKDVALHEPDIEEVIRTFYQRRNAAAVAS